In Naumovozyma castellii chromosome 1, complete genome, one DNA window encodes the following:
- the GFA1 gene encoding glutamine--fructose-6-phosphate transaminase (isomerizing) GFA1 (ancestral locus Anc_2.477), with protein sequence MCGIFGYCNFLVERSRGEIIDTLVEGLERLEYRGYDSTGIAIDGDELDSTMIFRQIGKVAALKEEIKKQNPNRDVTFVSHCGIAHTRWATHGEPKQVNCHPQRSDPLNSFVIVHNGIITNFRELRTLLVNKGFKFESDTDTECIAKLFKHLYDTNLQNGNELDFHELTKLVLLELEGSYGLLCKSIHYPNEVIATRKGSPLLIGVKSEKKLKVDFVDVEFPDDNNLGKPETPLGSATDSTVDGITVNGKKHPRSYGVDEAQSSNLLPIAANEFNLRHSQSRAFLSEDGTPNPVEFFLSSDAASVIKHTKKVLFLEDDDIAHIYDGELHIHRSRREVGASMTRSIQTLEMELAQIMKGPYKHFMQKEIYEQPESTLNTMRGRIDFENNTLMLGGLKAWLPAIRRARRLIMIACGTSYHSCLATRAIFEELSEIPVSVELASDFLDRKSPVFRDDICVFVSQSGETADTMLALNYCLERGALTVGIVNSVGSSLSRATHCGVHINAGPEIGVASTKAYTSQYIALVMFALSLSDDRLSKLERRKDIIQGLKLIPGQIKQVLQLEKKIKKLCENELKDQKSLLLLGRGYQFASALEGALKIKEISYMHSEGVLAGELKHGVLALVDENLPIIAFGTRDSLFPKVVSSIEQVTARKGHPIVICNENDEVWAKKAESIHLVTLEVPQTVDCLQGLLNIIPLQLMSYWLAVNKGIDVDFPRNLAKSVTVE encoded by the coding sequence ATGTGTGGTATTTTTGGATACTGTAATTTCCTCGTTGAGAGATCAAGAGGTGAGATTATTGATACATTAGTAGAAGGTTTAGAACGTCTAGAATATAGAGGTTATGACTCCACTGGTATTGCTATTGACGGTGATGAATTAGACTCCACCATGATCTTTAGACAAATTGGTAAGGTTGCTGCCttaaaagaagaaattaagaagCAGAATCCAAATAGAGACGTCACTTTTGTTTCTCATTGTGGTATTGCTCATACAAGATGGGCTACTCATGGGGAACCAAAACAAGTTAATTGTCATCCACAAAGATCTGATCCTTTGAATTCATTTGTCATTGTTCATAATGGTATTATTACCAATTTCAGAGAATTAAGAACTCTATTGGTTAATAAGGGTTTTAAGTTCGAAAGTGATACTGATACAGAATGTATTGCTAAATTGTTCAAACATTTATATGACacaaatttacaaaatggTAATGAATTAGATTTCCATGAACTAACCAAATTGGTCCTTTTGGAATTAGAAGGTTCATATGGGTTGCTATGTAAGTCTATTCATTATCCAAATGAAGTTATTGCCACAAGAAAGGGTTCTCCATTATTAATTGGTGTTAAATCAGAAAAAAAACTGAAAGTGGattttgttgatgttgaatTCCcagatgataataatttagGTAAACCAGAAACTCCATTGGGTTCTGCAACGGATTCTACTGTTGATGGTATAACCGTAAATGGTAAAAAGCATCCACGTTCTTACGGTGTTGATGAGGCACAAAGCTCTAACCTTCTCCCAATAGCCGCAAATGAATTCAATTTGAGACATTCACAATCAAGAGCTTTCTTATCTGAAGACGGTACTCCAAATCCAGTTGAATTCTTCTTATCTTCCGATGCCGCCTCAGTTATTAAGCATACCAAAAAGGTGTTATTCttagaagatgatgatattgcTCATATTTATGACGGAGAATTACACATCCATAGATCAAGAAGAGAAGTGGGTGCCTCCATGACAAGATCTATTCAAACTTTAGAGATGGAACTAGCACAAATTATGAAAGGACCATACAAGCATTTTATGCAAAAGGAAATTTATGAGCAACCAGAATCTACATTAAATACTATGAGAGGTagaattgattttgaaaataatactTTGATGTTAGGTGGGTTAAAGGCTTGGTTACCTGCTATTAGAAGAGCTCGTAGATTGATAATGATAGCATGTGGTACGTCGTATCATTCTTGCTTAGCTACACGTgcaatttttgaagaattatctGAAATTCCAGTCAGTGTAGAATTAGCTTCTGATTTCCTTGATAGAAAATCACCTGTGTTTAGAGATGATATATGTGTTTTCGTTTCACAAAGTGGTGAAACTGCTGATACAATGTTAGCATTGAATTATTGTTTGGAGAGAGGAGCTTTGACTGTTGGTATTGTCAACAGTGTTGGTTCATCGTTATCAAGGGCAACACATTGTGGTGTTCATATTAATGCTGGTCCAGAAATTGGAGTTGCCTCAACCAAGGCGTACACATCTCAATATATTGCACTTGTAATGTTTGCCTTAAGCTTATCAGATGATAGGCTATCGAAGCTagagagaagaaaagatattattCAAGGTTTAAAGTTGATCCCAGGACAAATTAAACAGGTActacaattggaaaagaaaatcaagaaattgtGTGAAAACgaattgaaagatcaaAAATCATTACTTCTACTAGGTAGAGGTTATCAATTTGCTTCTGCTTTAGAAGGTGCTTTGAAgataaaagaaatttcatatatGCATTCAGAAGGTGTCCTAGCAGGTGAACTAAAACATGGTGTTTTGGCGTTagttgatgaaaatttacCAATCATTGCTTTTGGTACAAGAGATTCTTTGTTCCCTAAAGTCgtttcatcaattgaacAAGTTACCGCAAGAAAAGGTCATCCAATTGTTATTTGTAAcgaaaatgatgaagtttGGGCAAAGAAGGCGGAGAGCATTCATTTGGTCACCTTAGAAGTCCCACAGACTGTTGATTGTTTGCAAGGGTTATTAAATATCATCCCATTACAGTTGATGTCCTATTGGTTAGCTGTTAATAAAGGTATTGATGTTGATTTCCCAAGGAATCTTGCAAAGTCTGTAACGGTTGAATAG
- the SEG2 gene encoding Seg2p (ancestral locus Anc_2.476), with product MFHSQKKRNPPPISSDALAAASAVGRAFSNLSTRNTPTYSSNHTNSRSSLPSRRYSTVSIAHGPPPLKTGRSQRSSRIFSSPSHSRMNSTISVDRTISLPSRSNRPSSSNVRDDYRRHAQETFDDFGDEVPNQQQMVTKYIPGPNGLVAVEVPVQLIERQRNHSIMRKSRNSHICRSSSTREMRYSSLDSSQASSRHSREKVSYSKMGRDRQQRNRRPQTSHYSLMDTSSRELSKPRSIQRRTPSSSSRSSSTGNSSVIKRKLKQSALNLKKKSSVSFTDQPKTIRNEYQFDDQFDDRFDESLDWDDSFLEEVELPPLIEQQTSKNVPNIQNPPTKKKREITSKEDDQKHDRIIDMLAFPETDEEVDLSCDDQKPELKVENSIPTLQAMKMNSTRHREQEKITDILAFPNPNNLTGWSVNGSDISDDEEDEFYDTMEESDFADSRQLNALHLPRISETKSALGEESDFSDSRELIDKSHSDNIPRTETTAQEENYGSILPNSEQDVIVADSALSEDDLKNIAKEVTNPVGTISEHFALAGMEYEEDKHLEPISMENKVIEPVNGGDASSAVIYNEDKPFEPSFEEDNEPAVQIENERDYGSKNINENEHPIETIGEDGSFTKSIHEESNSKEIFFDNDNGSEEISEENFSDKVVDGNNYEPVEASQRENNRIKGVSVESKKTSNENIYEKNNSIGFAYEKNVPPAVPSDNGTEKIVPVPERKYSETKSENDVGVKTISEKEKQHQIEVQRRLEDMIDREESYLPEANLPGKSISANPSKLSIVSKVSLVESLNLPEENTKSRLEEIDKNRFTPIPEAISSESEPSDTRKPSNLSKEDKNMIQPTHRNVIVIKHSTVEPPNDNEVHHVRKYSEAREISKDFINENSKSNSSFIIPTDRPTMAQYLRSTRPFLAPPHLVVTSAENYEDSASDFDHRNSIMDNLRKNSTSLSSASTKISTPVRLHPKMSSQVKISSEGSSILPMSSTSSVYSDSGLSSVMKKESTIRKVHTQETPGVNKQASAIKAESNRVIRRQPRNSKVTISSNTSMMTTPWSRSGINDTVKRKSFNMRGTNNSEIALKNSALYPKEPPMKKSSFEKKRNDSQQHLGFKKLSLRDNLSDEPADISSQYHEQHNKQQRENNRGSRFCEDSYKTIDRNKIENKEISLFRRHSDRTETPQRRFSIFRMKNNGDDGSFATARDTSIDTSRKIYRIESDEEEGGKHGKKHLFGKKFKKLFKIKS from the coding sequence ATGTTTCACTCacagaaaaaaagaaatccCCCACCTATTAGTTCCGATGCTTTAGCTGCAGCTTCTGCTGTCGGAAGAGCATTCAGTAATTTAAGCACAAGAAATACCCCTACATATTCAAGCAATCACACAAATAGCAGAAGCAGCCTTCCATCAAGACGTTATTCTACAGTATCCATAGCCCACGGACCCCCACCCTTGAAAACGGGAAGGTCGCAGAGGTCGTCGAGGATATTTAGTAGTCCTTCTCATAGTAGAATGAACAGCACCATTAGTGTAGACCGTACAATCAGTTTGCCCTCAAGGAGTAATAGGCCAAGTTCTAGCAATGTAAGAGATGATTATAGAAGACATGCGCAGGAAACATTCGATGATTTCGGTGATGAAGTGCCTAATCAACAACAGATGGTCACTAAATATATTCCTGGTCCTAATGGTTTGGTTGCTGTGGAAGTACCTGTCCAATTGATTGAAAGGCAACGTAATCATTCAATTATGAGGAAATCAAGGAATTCTCATATTTGTAGATCTTCTTCCACTAGAGAGATGAGGTATAGCTCATTAGATAGCTCTCAAGCTAGCTCTAGGCATAGCAGAGAGAAGGTATCTTATTCGAAGATGGGTCGCGATAgacaacaaagaaatagGAGACCGCAAACATCGCACTATTCGTTGATGGATACGTCCTCTAGGGAATTAAGTAAGCCAAGAAGCATTCAACGAAGGACTCCAAGCAGCTCTTCGCGCAGTTCATCGACTGGAAACAGTTCTGTAATAAAAAGGAAACTTAAACAATCTGCCCtcaatttaaagaaaaaatcaagTGTAAGTTTCACCGATCAGCCTAAGACAATACGAAATGAGTATCAATTTGATGATCAATTTGACGATCGCTTTGACGAAAGCTTAGATTGGGACGACAGTTTTTTGGAAGAGGTTGAACTTCCTCCTCTTATCGAACAGCAGACGTCTAAAAACGTACctaatattcaaaatccCCCAactaaaaagaaaagggAAATTACCTCGAAAGAAGATGATCAGAAACATGACCGAATCATTGATATGTTAGCTTTCCCTGAGacagatgaagaagtggaTTTAAGTTGTGATGATCAAAAACCAGAGCTTAAAGTAGAAAATAGCATACCAACCCTTCAAgcaatgaagatgaattcaACTCGCCATCGcgaacaagaaaaaataactGATATCTTAGCTTTTCCAAACCCCAATAACTTAACAGGTTGGAGTGTAAATGGTTCGGATATATCcgatgatgaggaagatgagTTTTATGATACAATGGAAGAAAGTGACTTCGCCGATTCAAGACAATTAAATGCTTTACATTTACCAAGAATCTCGGAAACAAAATCAGCTTTGGGAGAAGAGAGTGATTTCTCTGACTCAAGGGAGTTAATAGACAAATCACATTCAGATAACATTCCACGGACAGAAACTACCGCACAAGAGGAAAATTATGGAAGTATACTGCCTAACTCAGAACAAGACGTTATAGTAGCTGATTCTGCCTTGTCGGAGGATGACCTAAAAAATATTGCAAAGGAAGTTACTAACCCAGTGGGAACAATTTCAGAGCATTTTGCCCTTGCAGGAATGGAATACGAAGAGGATAAACATCTTGAACCAATAAGCATGGAGAATAAAGTTATTGAACCAGTCAATGGAGGTGATGCTTCTTCAGCTGTGATATATAACGAAGATAAGCCTTTTGAACCAAGTTTCGAAGAAGATAACGAACCAGCGGTTCAAATAGAAAATGAGAGAGATTATGGTTCCAAGAATATTAATGAGAACGAGCATCCAATTGAAACGATTGGTGAAGATGGTAGTTTTACCAAATCAATACATGAAGAAAGCAATTCAAAGGagatattttttgataatgataatggaTCTGAAGAAATAAGTGAAGAGAATTTTTCAGACAAGGTGGTGGATGGCAATAATTATGAGCCAGTTGAAGCAAGTCAAAGGGAAAATAATCGTATTAAAGGTGTATCTGTTGAATCCAAAAAGACCtccaatgaaaatatttacgAGAAAAATAACTCTATTGGCTTTGCTTATGAAAAGAATGTCCCGCCAGCAGTGCCATCTGACAATGGAACTGAAAAAATAGTACCAGTTCCAGAAAGAAAGTATTCTGAAACAAAGTCTGAAAATGATGTAGGGGTCAAAACAATTTCTGAGAAAGAGAAACAGCATCAGATTGAGGTTCAGCGACGCTTAGAGGATATGATAGACCGTGAGGAATCGTATCTTCCAGAGGCCAACTTACCAGGAAAATCTATTTCTGCTAATCcatcaaaattatcaataGTCAGTAAGGTTTCCTTAGTTGAGAGTTTAAATCTTCCTGAAGAAAATACTAAGAGTAGacttgaagaaatagatAAGAATAGATTTACACCTATACCAGAGGCTATTTCCTCAGAATCTGAGCCCTCTGATACTAGGAAGCCGTCCAATCTTTCTAAAGAAGACAAAAATATGATTCAACCAACACATAGAAATGTAATTGTGATCAAGCATAGTACTGTTGAACCCCCAAATGACAACGAAGTTCACCATGTGAGAAAATATAGTGAGGCACGTGAAATTTCTAAAGACTTTATCAACGAAAACTCCAAATCAAACTCATCCTTTATTATTCCAACAGACAGACCTACAATGGCCCAATATCTTCGTTCTACAAGACCGTTCTTAGCTCCTCCTCATTTAGTTGTTACTAGTGCTGAAAATTATGAGGATAGTGCAAGTGATTTTGATCACAGGAACAGTATCATGGATAACCTTAGAAAGAATTCAACATCATTATCCTCCGCCTCTACAAAAATATCTACTCCGGTAAGACTTCATCCCAAAATGTCCAGTCAGGTGAAAATATCTTCAGAAGGTTCATCTATTTTACCAATGAGCTCAACTTCGTCCGTTTACTCAGATTCTGGACTTTCTTCAGTAATGAAAAAAGAATCTACTATTAGAAAGGTCCACACTCAAGAAACTCCGGGAGTTAATAAGCAAGCTTCGGCAATTAAAGCGGAAAGTAATCGTGTGATAAGAAGACAACCTCGAAATTCAAAGGTtacaatttcttctaatacAAGCATGATGACGACACCATGGTCGAGATCGGGTATTAACGATACTGTAAAGCGTAAAAGCTTTAATATGAGAGGGACAAATAATAGTGAAATtgctttgaagaattcagCACTATATCCAAAAGAGCCCCCAATGAAAAAATCTAGTTttgagaagaaaagaaatgattCTCAGCAGCACTTAGgtttcaagaaattatcCCTTAGAGATAATTTGTCTGATGAACCCGCAGATATCAGTAGTCAATATCATGAACAGCATAATAAACAGCAGAGGGAGAATAATCGAGGATCAAGATTCTGTGAAGATTCATACAAGACTATTGATCGAaataagattgaaaataagGAGATAAGTTTATTTAGACGTCATTCAGATAGAACTGAAACACCGCAGAGAAGATTTTCCATCTTTCGAATGAAGAATAATGGAGATGACGGAAGTTTTGCAACTGCAAGGGATACTTCAATTGATACAAGTagaaaaatatatagaATTGAAAGTGATGAGGAGGAGGGCGGAAAACATGGGAAGAAGCAtctttttggaaaaaagTTTAAGAAGTTATTTAAAATCAAGAGTTAA
- the HSL1 gene encoding protein kinase HSL1 (ancestral locus Anc_2.479) — MAISMSIPKNITKHHYFHHAHPSAAAKQAAKNAMAKKESIDKKPVKYVPKDSNAKTNAHLERVIQSVNDATKRLSQQDSQFSTSTDTKSSKRKSRDTVGPWKLGKTLGKGSSGRVRLAKNIETGQLAAIKIVPKKHKLFMKSSHSNVSFFSAASNSNSNISTLATSPPMNNGSEKNQPNPYGIEREIVIMKLISHPNVMALYEVWENKSELYLVLEYVDGGELFDYLVSKGKLSEKEAVHYFKQIIQGVSYCHSFNICHRDLKPENLLLDKKNKSIKIADFGMAALELPNKLLQTSCGSPHYASPEIVMGKSYHGGPSDVWSCGIILFALLTGHLPFNDDNIKKLLLKVQAGKFRMPSTLSPEAQDLISRILVIDPSKRITTDRILNHPLILKYEPAGKNMVSGKSNSDLHVLEHISPQPISLTSRNDIDASILKNLQILWHGTSRELIIAKLLQTPMSEEKLFYSLLWQYKQRHTIQPIKQKEQTSLPVPKMISSLSHTPLVAKLQHAKSDTSKIVIINEQDETEVEEGDKENKENNTPKLLQKPQFSIPSLNQTKNSEHIEELPSLPPAVPIFTASSSRSFSRSFSTTSLHSKKLMSTSTSKKSISKSASKRTLRVSASKGNLHKSLSKKSLAIPNKRRTLHNSESKRSLYSLQSISKRSINLNEFVAEDIPLPANSVNVLKGSASSKSLSSNNDFEILCEQILFGNALDKIMEEEEEREEIEANKDGNEVSPTNLIQSDETVIKNSDFPTTEQTTTTPSNVFMNASSVSMDTSMERENNYPDMKPMFALSGPALNENSPLASILNRNRNPTKQETTTRVPLKDVTNRPEFNEMYKIDKSNFSKNAEQLQQKKNSIPGDYNLRITSEPPVSDKSHSLDPRRNFSQPNGVDVLESMLKMLKSKPASNKKLKDYENVPSSTSQPPLKEETILQNTASELQPTVTNNSDSDPSVLAQSSIIHNPLLSLPSGLLNSSMTFKNLNQFLTDESDGAELLPESKTLSRLRSSTLRRTQSRTKLSEILVQENDGGHKHTISSTSNADSDFNEFSDLSFAMDIQPKIFKAQAVQITNNGNIDHPLKQYNHDIRIHTPTANDSAINIFEDPLADSSSYETTSTESLSDRNVPKKAVSIDTLNTTNVMTSPADVRVSLYVNNQQTSANDLPRETTEEIISKFKLSPEKPTSIEKRFSDLLKPSNISTISEGAASMFKDLEEEESSIQSNVLPIAKGAQRSKSVYTNNKDPENRVTMLFDEEEYDCRKNVEQLYKEDVENCIIEEEEEGGELNIKRKQLPNESAKLEVDKEKKATKLPTVTKDTKKESTKFENRPSSYSKQNWFSKLFDGFKTHSTGNKIAIDHMTSIPFDDVHMITLSEFGKGGIDYQLKKLDRKGSRENVEYDCNFVKGNFKFKIKIVGTGVSRSEQKGSTLITIKRRGRNTNSHSEASFKTFNNDITRILREMEATRA; from the coding sequence ATGGCGATCTCTATGTCAATTCCCAAGAACATTACGAAACACCATTATTTTCACCATGCTCACCCTTCAGCAGCAGCTAAACAGGCAGCCAAAAATGCTATGGCAAAGAAAGAATCGATAGATAAGAAGCCTGTAAAGTATGTCCCTAAAGACTCCAATGCTAAAACGAATGCTCATCTAGAACGTGTTATTCAATCAGTCAACGATGCTACCAAGAGACTATCTCAACAGGATTCTCAATTCAGCACAAGTACAGACACAAAGTcatcaaagagaaaatcAAGAGACACTGTCGGTCCATGGAAACTAGGGAAGACTTTGGGAAAAGGATCATCTGGAAGAGTTCGTCTGGCcaagaatattgaaacaGGTCAACTGGCTGCTATAAAGATTGTTCCAAAGAAACATAAATTGTTTATGAAAAGTTCACATTCCAATGTCTCATTCTTTTCTGCTGCTTCTAACTCAAACTCTAATATTTCAACCTTAGCAACTTCTCCTCCAATGAATAATGGATCCGAGAAAAACCAGCCCAATCCTTATGGTATTGAACGAGAAATTGTAATCATGAAACTTATATCTCATCCTAATGTTATGGCGTTATATGAGGTCTGGGAAAATAAATCTGAATTATATTTAGTATTAGAATATGTCGATGGCGGAGAATTATTCGATTATTTAGTCTCCAAGGGAAAGCTATCCGAGAAGGAGGCAGTTCATTATTTCAAGCAAATTATTCAAGGGGTATCATACTGTCattcatttaatatttgCCATCGTGACTTGAAACCGGAAAATTTGTTGTTagataaaaagaataaatcaattaaaataGCTGATTTTGGAATGGCTGCATTAGAACTACCCAACAAATTATTACAAACTTCATGTGGGTCTCCTCATTATGCATCCCCAGAAATTGTAATGGGTAAGTCTTATCATGGTGGCCCCAGTGATGTGTGGTCTTGCGGTATTATCCTTTTTGCCTTACTTACCGGTCATTTACCTTTCAACGACGATAATATTAAGAAGTTGCTTTTGAAAGTCCAAGCTGGAAAATTCCGTATGCCAAGCACTCTATCCCCTGAAGCCCAAGATCTAATCTCTAGAATACTGGTTATTGATCCTTCCAAAAGAATAACAACGGATAGAATTTTGAATCACCCATTGATCTTAAAATACGAACCAGCGGGCAAAAATATGGTTAGCGGTAAATCAAATTCGGATTTACATGTTTTGGAACACATATCACCTCAACCTATCAGTTTGACTTCAAgaaatgatattgatgcctctatattaaagaatttacaaattttatGGCATGGAACCTCAAGAGAATTAATTATCGCTAAACTATTACAGACTCCAATGTCTGAAGAAAAGCTGTTTTATTCTCTCTTGTGGCAGTATAAACAACGTCATACTATCCAACCAATAAAACAGAAGGAGCAGACATCGTTACCTGTTCCTAAGATGATATCATCTCTTTCGCATACTCCGCTGGTGGCAAAATTGCAACATGCAAAATCAGATACCTCTAAAATAGTTATTATCAATGAACAAGACGAAActgaagttgaagaaggagacaaagagaataaagaaaataatacGCCGAAGCTATTACAAAAACCACAATTTAGTATTCCTTCATTGAACCAAACCAAAAATTCAGAGCACATTGAGGAACTACCATCATTGCCACCAGCTGTTCCTATTTTTACAGcttcatcttcaagaagTTTTAGTAGGTCTTTTTCAACTACATCGTTGCATTCTAAGAAACTCATGTCAACGTCTACATCGAAGAAATCTATATCTAAATCGGCATCTAAGAGAACCTTGAGAGTATCAGCATCTAAGGGAAATTTACACAAATCCTTATCCAAGAAATCGCTTGCAATTCCtaataaaagaagaacattACATAACTCTGAATCCAAGAGATCATTATATTCGCTTCAATCAATCTCCAAGCGTTCCATAAATCTTAACGAATTTGTTGCCGAAGATATTCCTTTACCAGCTAATTCAGTGAACGTACTTAAAGGTTCTGCATCATCTAAATCGTTAAGCTCGAACAATGACTTCGAAATATTGTGCGAACAGATTTTATTTGGAAACGCATTAGATAAAATtatggaagaagaagaagaaagagaagagatAGAAGCTAATAAGGATGGTAATGAAGTCTCTCCTACAAATTTAATCCAAAGTGATGAAACTGTTATTAAAAATTCTGATTTTCCAACAACTGAACAAACAACTACTACTCCTAGCAATGTCTTCATGAATGCATCTAGTGTTTCAATGGACACGTCCATGGAAAGAGAAAACAATTATCCTGATATGAAACCAATGTTTGCTCTCTCTGGCCCAGctttaaatgaaaatagCCCACTAGCTTCTATTTTAAATCGGAATAGAAACCCAACGAAACAAGAAACAACGACCAGAGTGCCACTTAAGGATGTTACCAATCGTCCAGAATTTAACGAGATGTACAAGATAGATAAATCTAACTTCTCTAAAAATGCGGAGCAGCTGCagcaaaagaagaatagCATACCGGGGGACTACAATCTTCGAATCACTTCTGAACCTCCAGTTTCTGACAAATCGCACTCATTAGATCCTCGTAGAAATTTTTCTCAACCCAATGGAGTAGATGTGCTTGAAAGCATGTTGAAAATGCTGAAATCAAAACCTGCATCgaataaaaaattgaaggatTATGAAAACGTACCATCATCTACTTCACAACCACCATTAAAAGAGGAAACTATTTTGCAGAATACAGCATCTGAACTTCAACCGACGGTAACAAACAATTCTGATTCGGATCCTAGTGTCTTGGCACAATCAAGCATAATCCACaatccattattatcattaccTTCTGgtttattgaattcatcaatgacatttaagaatttgaatcaatttttgaCAGATGAATCTGATGGAGCTGAGCTACTACCTGAATCAAAAACCTTAAGTAGGCTACGATCTTCCACTCTACGTAGAACACAATCTAGGACAAAACTGAGCGAGATTCTCGTTCAAGAAAATGACGGAGGACATAAACACACAATATCATCTACGAGTAACGCCGATTCTGATTTTAACGAATTTTCTGATTTAAGCTTTGCCATGGACATTCAACCTAAGATATTTAAAGCCCAGGCTGTGCAAATAACAAATAATGGCAATATTGATCACCCTCTAAAACAATATAACCATGATATTAGAATCCATACCCCAACAGCAAATGATTCCGCTATTaacatctttgaagatCCCTTGGCTGACTCTAGCTCATATGAGACGACATCAACCGAAAGTTTATCTGATAGAAATGTTCCAAAGAAAGCTGTCTCAATTGATACTCTAAATACCACCAACGTTATGACATCACCAGCTGACGTACGAGTTAGTTTGTATGTAAATAATCAGCAGACCTCTGCGAATGATCTACCAAGAGAAACCACAGAAGAAATAATCTCCAAGTTTAAACTGTCTCCTGAGAAACCTACATCAATTGAGAAAAGGTTCTCAGACCTGTTAAAGCCAAGTAATATATCTACGATATCAGAAGGTGCTGCGTCAATGTTCAAAGATCTtgaggaagaggaaagtAGCATACAAAGTAACGTTTTGCCCATAGCTAAGGGAGCACAAAGATCGAAGAGCGTTTATACTAACAATAAAGATCCTGAGAACAGAGTTACTATgttatttgatgaagaagagtaTGATTGCAGAAAAAACGTTGAACAACTTTACAAGGAGGACGTTGAGAATTGCATaattgaagaggaagaagaaggaggAGAACTAAACATTAAGAGGAAACAATTACCCAACGAGTCTGCGAAACTTGAAGTGGATAAGGAGAAAAAAGCAACAAAACTTCCAACTGTAACGAAGGATACCAAAAAGGAGAGCACCAAGTTCGAAAACCGTCCATCGTCCTATAGTAAGCAGAATTGGTTTTCTAAGCTTTTCGATGGATTCAAAACCCACTCAACAGGTAATAAAATTGCCATAGACCATATGACCTCTATTCCATTCGATGACGTTCATATGATTACTTTGAGCGAGTTTGGGAAGGGCGGTATTGACTACCAACTGAAGAAATTAGATAGAAAAGGATCCAGGGAAAATGTGGAGTATGATTGTAACTTTGTAAAAGGAAATTTTAAGTTCAAAATCAAGATCGTTGGTACAGGTGTCTCTCGCAGCGAGCAAAAAGGGTCCACTTTAATTACTATCAagagaagaggaagaaataCTAATTCTCACTCAGAGGCCAGTTTTAaaacatttaataatgacatAACTAGGATCCTTAGAGAAATGGAAGCAACAAGAGCCTGA
- the UTP11 gene encoding rRNA-processing protein UTP11 (ancestral locus Anc_2.482) has translation MAKLVHDVQKRQHRERSQLTGRSRLGFLEKHKDYVKRAQDYHKKEATLKILRSKVTERNPDEYYHGMHSRKVDAKGLLVTSRRGEDEDESLSMDQVKLLKSQDSNYVRTLRQMELKKLENKTKTLMFGSNGQHTVFVDDRQQLEDFSPEEYFNTTTELLNRNENRLTRDQLAATALSGSKSRAASASFIMPKESLDKKKLKKFKIVKQHLERETQLKEVQQRMDLQREVMKKGSKKKVVDKKGNITFKWKKQRKR, from the coding sequence ATGGCCAAGCTAGTACATGATGTCCAAAAAAGACAGCATAGGGAGCGTTCCCAATTAACCGGTCGTTCGAGACTGGGTTTCCTAGAGAAACATAAAGATTATGTCAAACGTGCTCAGGATTACCATAAGAAAGAAGCTACTTTGAAGATACTTAGAAGTAAGGTGACAGAAAGAAATCCAGATGAATATTACCATGGGATGCATTCAAGGAAAGTTGATGCGAAGGGTCTATTAGTAACAAGTCGTCGtggagaagatgaagacgaaTCACTCTCTATGGATCAAGTTAAACTGTTAAAATCTCAAGATAGTAATTACGTCAGGACATTGAGGCAGATGGAACTAAAGAAGCTTGAGAATAAGACAAAGACATTGATGTTTGGTTCGAATGGTCAACATACGGTTTTTGTAGATGACAGGCAACAACTTGAAGACTTTAGCCCTGAAGAATACTTCAACACTACAACGGAGTTATTGAATAGAAACGAAAATAGACTTACTAGGGATCAGTTGGCTGCCACTGCATTAAGTGGCTCCAAATCAAGAGCTGCATCCGCATCATTTATTATGCCTAAAGAATCATTggacaagaagaaattaaagaaatttaagaTTGTTAAACAGCATCTTGAACGAGAAACCCAATTGAAAGAGGTTCAACAGAGGATGGATCTGCAAAGAGAAGTAATGAAGAAAGGTTCTAAAAAGAAAGTAGTTGACAAAAAAGGTAACATTACTTTTAAGTGGAAAAAACAACGTAAGCgctaa